The window GAGGTCGGGGATCGTCGAGACCGACTTCGCGAGCATCGGCGCGACCGGGGGCATGACGGGAAGGTCCATCGCCTCAGTCTCGCGTGCGCGCCGGCGTCGCGCCATCCCGCGCACCCACGCACCCACGCCGGCCTCGCACCTCCGCCCGCCCGGACCCGGGTGCTCCCCCGTCACGTTCCGCCCCGCACCGCGCCCCGCAGGGGCGTGACGGGACGGGGGAAGCGCAGGGGGCACCGCGGCAGGCTAGTCCTGGGGCCAGTTCGCCTCGTTCTTGCGGCTCGGCTGCACCCGCGGCGGCTCGCCCGGCATCTTCGGGAAGTCCGGCGGGAACGGCAGCTCGCCGAGCCCGTCGTCGAGGTCGCGCTGCCACCACTCCAGCAGCACGTCGATGCGGCCCGGCGTCGCCGGCATCCCCTCCCAGGGGTCTCCCACCGACGCCAACCGCTCGGGCACGGAGCGTACCGTGAAGGCCGAAGGGTCGGCATCCGCCAGCTCGTCCCACGTGATCGGCGTCGACACGGTCGCGCCCGCGAGCGCCCGCGGGCTGTAAGCCCCCGCCATCGTTCGATCGCGGTTGGCCTGGTTGAAGTCGATGAAGATGCGCTCGCCGCGCTCCTCCTTCCACCAGTTCGTCGTCACGCGGTCGGGCATCCGGCGCTCGAGCTCACGTCCGGCGGCGATGACGGCGTGGCGCACGTCGAGGAACTCCCACTCGGACTGGATGGGACAGAAGACATGGATGCCGCGGTTGCCGCTGGTCTTCAGGTACGCCGTCAGTCCTGCGTCGGAGAGCACCTCGCGGAGGGCCGGCGCGACCGCGGCGGCATCGGCGAAGTCGGTGCCCGGCTGCGGATCGAGGTCGATCCGCAGCTCGACGGGGTTGTCGGTGTTGCTCGTCAGCGACGCCCACGGGTGGAACACGATCGTGTTCATCTGCGCCGCCCACACCACCGCGGCCGGTTCGGTGAGGACGATCTGCGGATGCCGTCGCCCGCTGTTGTATCGGACGGTCACCGCCTCGACGTAGTCGGGCGTGCCCTTCGGCGGGTTCTTGGAGTAGAACCGCTCGCCCTCCACCGACTCGGGGAACCGCTCCAGCGACACCGGTCGATCGCCGTTCGCCGCCAGAAAAGGCCCCGACACGGACATCAGGTACTCGGCGAGCTCACGCTTGGTGATCCCGAGCGCCGGCCACAGCACCCGGTCGGGATTCGACAGGCGCACCTCGCGCTCGCCCGCGGGCCCGGGAACGGTCAGCATCGTGAACGGGCTCGCCATGCATGCGACGCTAGCGGCTCTCACCGAACTTCGTCAGGGGCTGGTGCGGGTCACATCTGGCGGGTCCGCCGCCGGTCTGATGTCGGGGTCAGGGGAGGATCGGGGCGAGCTCGTCGCGCCCGAGGCGGATCCACGGGCCGGCGGCATCGACGAGGATGCCGGCGAGCGCCGCATCGGCAGCCAGTGCGGCGCCCAGCCGGTCGGCCGTGATAGGTGCGGCGCGGTCACCGCGACCGATGGCCGCCACCTCGAGGGGGTGCGAGAAGACCTGCAGGAGTCGTTCGCCGTTGGCGCGCGCCTCGGCGACGCCGACCTTGCCGTCCGGGGTCTCGTTCACCGCGACCCACAGCTTGGCACCGGGCATCGCCGCGACCACGTCGGCGCCGGTCGCGGCGGTGCGCGGGCCGGCGAGCAGGTGCTTGACCAGCGCGTTCGGATCGGCCTGATCGAGCATCCGCTCGATGAGCTCGCGAGGGATCACCGCGCGCGCAGGCGCGGACGACGGGTCGATGATGATGCCGGCGTACGAGCCGGTCACGACGTGCCGGAGCACCGTCGCCGCGGGCTGGGCGACAGCGGATGTCTGCTGATCACCGTCGGACGCCACACTCGCCTGGAGGCCCGCCCCGCCGCTGAACGCCAGCACGTACTGCTTGTCACCGACCGTGGCGACCGCCAGCGGAAGCTGCGCGCCCTCCGACAGCAGCTGCCGGGCATCGCCCTTGATCCGCAGGAACAGCTGGCCCTGCAGAAGCTGACGGGCGACGTGGATGAGGTCGAGCGACTCGGGCTTCTCGGGGAGTCCTCGCAGCGCCTGGATGACCAGGCCGTTGTCGGGCAGGCCCGGAACGATCTGCGTGGGCGCGGGCGCCTCGGCGGGGCCGGGGTTGCGCGGCGCCGGGGCGGCCGACGCGGCCGAGTCGGAGGCGACGGGCTTCGCCGCGGGTGCTGTGCGCGGGGCGCCGTACGTCGACACCGAGATGTTCACGTGCGGAACGGCTTCCTCGGTCGAGGGATTCGCGGGAGTCGCGTCATCCCTCGCCGCGCCGTCCTCACCGTCGCGCGGGGCGAGCCCAGGAGCGTCGGCCGCGTCGACATCCGTCTCGGGAGCCTCGGGGTCGGGCGTTCCCCTCTGCGGGGTCGCGTCGTCGCGCTGGTCGTCGGTCTTCTTGCGTCGCCCGAAGAGTGCCATCGTGCCAGCCTACGCGGCGGTTCTGGACGCGGTACCTGCTCCCCCGTTCGCGACCCGTCACAGAACGTCGCCGCGCGGGGCGTCGGGCAGCACTTTTCGACGGGTCG of the Microbacterium invictum genome contains:
- the ligD gene encoding non-homologous end-joining DNA ligase translates to MASPFTMLTVPGPAGEREVRLSNPDRVLWPALGITKRELAEYLMSVSGPFLAANGDRPVSLERFPESVEGERFYSKNPPKGTPDYVEAVTVRYNSGRRHPQIVLTEPAAVVWAAQMNTIVFHPWASLTSNTDNPVELRIDLDPQPGTDFADAAAVAPALREVLSDAGLTAYLKTSGNRGIHVFCPIQSEWEFLDVRHAVIAAGRELERRMPDRVTTNWWKEERGERIFIDFNQANRDRTMAGAYSPRALAGATVSTPITWDELADADPSAFTVRSVPERLASVGDPWEGMPATPGRIDVLLEWWQRDLDDGLGELPFPPDFPKMPGEPPRVQPSRKNEANWPQD
- a CDS encoding SseB family protein — translated: MALFGRRKKTDDQRDDATPQRGTPDPEAPETDVDAADAPGLAPRDGEDGAARDDATPANPSTEEAVPHVNISVSTYGAPRTAPAAKPVASDSAASAAPAPRNPGPAEAPAPTQIVPGLPDNGLVIQALRGLPEKPESLDLIHVARQLLQGQLFLRIKGDARQLLSEGAQLPLAVATVGDKQYVLAFSGGAGLQASVASDGDQQTSAVAQPAATVLRHVVTGSYAGIIIDPSSAPARAVIPRELIERMLDQADPNALVKHLLAGPRTAATGADVVAAMPGAKLWVAVNETPDGKVGVAEARANGERLLQVFSHPLEVAAIGRGDRAAPITADRLGAALAADAALAGILVDAAGPWIRLGRDELAPILP